The following DNA comes from Chitinophaga nivalis.
GGAAGCAATCACATTATCGATGACAGAGGAGAAGCTAACGGTAGACCGCTGTTTCGCCAGACTTAACGGCAGGGTCAGCGGCTTGTAATGTACGCTGTCTGCTATAAAGTCGATATAGGAAGTCGTGGTATCCGGAGCCAGTTCGGTGGTAATAGTCCGCGACAGGTCATCATTAAAATCACCCAGCATAATCAGATTACTGTAAGGATACTGCAGATCCAGGGAGTCTTTCAGCTCTTTGAGGCCGTCTTTACGACGATGCCAGGACGTGATCTTTTCCGGTTTGGTACCGGTATTGGCTTTGGCATGCAGCAAGATAAACCGGATGCGGGCAGAGTCATTCTCCAGTCTGGCAGTAGCTTCCAGCAGATAGGGGAAACGGCCGGACGACCAGTTGTAATAGGCGGTTGAACTGCCTCCCTTGCGTAATATACCATAGGTATTGATTTTCCGGATTACACTGTTTTTATATACAAAAGCCAGCTTTTGCGCGGAAACGTAATCCACATCTGTTAAACTGTCGGCATAAGATCCGAAGTCAGACAACACATAGCTGTAGCCTGGTAACTGATTCACCACGGCACGGAAGCGGGCAGTGTCTACCACTTCGGCCAGTGCATAGATATCGGCATCCAGCTTTTGAAGGATCGTGGTAACGTTGGCTTGCTGTAAACTGTCATTGGCAGGATTTTGTACCGGGCTGCCAAACCATTCTATATTCCAGTTCACCACTTTTAAGGAACGGAGAGAAGTGCCGCTCAGGATGATGTGCTGGTCTGTCAGGGCAGCGGTACTGAAATGAACAGCACCGGTATAAGCCTGACTGGCAGCAGCAGGCGCAAATTTAATCCAGATGTTTTGCGGACCGTTGTTTACTTCTGCCAGGGAGAAGTCCACCTGGCTGCCATAGCTGGTACTGTCGCGGGAAATCCGGAATCCATTGGGCACGCTGATACGGAGATTACCGGTGAAGTCATTGCCCCAGAAGCGGATCGCCTGTGCGGCAGATTGTTGTCCGGCTTTGATATAGTCGAAATCCAGTGCGGCGGGGTTACTGCTCAGGCTTGGTGCCGGAGCTGCCGTAGTGTCGGTAATACCAAAATCATCGATCGTCCAGCGGGCTGCTTGTACGGCAGGGCCGGAGGTATACACAAAGGCAACATACACCCTGGATTGTTTATAGGCGGTGAGGTTGATGCCGGAAGATAATTTCCAGGCATCGCTGCCGGCCTCCGGAAAGCGTCCGTTGAGGGTTTTCCAGGTGGCCAGCCGGGGATCGCCGTTGCCGCTGTAATCAGTCGATATCCGTAAACTGAGTGCCGGACCGGCAAAGGCGGTACGGCTGCTGAAAGATAACAACGGAAACTGCAGGCTGGTCAGGTCAAAGGCAGGAGAAATCAGCCAGTCTTCGTTTTCGATGGCGCCACTGTTAAACCCGTTGATTTGTACGCCATTGCTGTTATTTTGTCCGAAGGTGGTGCAGGCCCATACCTGGGCGCCACTTACACTGTACTGCGAAAACCCGCCACTTAACCGGGGATTGCCTGATGGCGTACAGTCGTTGAAGTTATACTGCAATTCCTGGTTACCGGTGGTAAAATGCCATTGCAGACTATCGGTAATACCAGCAAAATGGTTACCGGATAAGTCGTGAAGACTACCACTGTCAATCGTCAGATAATAATGCTGGTGAGGTGCCAGCAGTTGTTGTAATGTCAGGGTATTATTGCTGATAACAATGGCTCCGCTATTGATGGGGAAGGTATCAACAGCAGCAGTGGTGGTGTTATGCAATAGGAGGTTGCCGGTACCTGCCTGTATATTTTCGCTGAAAGTAGCGATAATAGCCGTTACCGGAGAAACATCCGTACTACCGGTAGCTGGTTGCAGACTACTGATAACGGGAGGCGTTACATCTCCGCCGGCGCCACCGGCTTGTATATTATCGATGGCAAAAGAAGGGCGGGAGCCGGCGCCACTGATTTGCCGGTTTACCCAGCGCAGTTGTACCAATGGTTGATTGTTACAAGCCGCGGGGAGTAAGGTAGTTCTGCCGGCAAGGTTTTGCGGCGTGGTTACCCCGCTGCCGGTTTGGGTGGTGGAATTGTTCTGGTAGGCTACATCAGCGATAGTAACGAAGCTACCGGTATCGCCTATACGATATTGTAGTGCTACTTCATTAATACGTGTGTTGGAAGCACCATCGTAAGGATTCCTGAGTGTCATCACATCATAGCTGACAGTGATGTTTTGCTGGCCGCTGGTATTCAGGGCCAGTACCAGACTATTGTCTGCAGAACCGCTGTTCAGAAAACCGGCTTTGCCTGCATAATTGTACACACCGTTAGCAGTGGCGGAGGCGGTGCCGTTTGCGATGAGTGGTTTGTCTGCAGCAGGTGCCGCGGTATTAAAATTACCGGAAGGCGAACCAGTCAGTAACCATCCCTGCCAACCGGCGGGGTAAGTGGTAGCACTGGCTGGCAAAGCGTCAAAGTCCTGTTGATATGGCAGCGACTGGGCTGTAGGATTTGTTTGCGCGTACGTGGTGCAGCAAATCAGCAGTAAACAGGATAGAAGGAGGGGTAAAGATTTACTCATAGTGTGATTTTAGTGATGGGGATCGTTTCTCTACGGTAGATTAAATCTAATAAATTGCATTTGTTTTATTTTCTTTTAATATGATTTTTGTGTTAACTTGAACCAGGAAGTAATATGATTTTAAATCAGTATATTATTAATCCTGTTTTATTGTTAATTCCATATTTGAAATTTTTAAAATTGATGCTTGCCATCTTGTCAGCTATGATCCTGCTGGCACATACTTTGAAAAAACTACACGAAAAAAATCAGATAACCGATGCAAAAAGGCGCAATACGTGTTCAGACCGAGAACATTTTCCCCATTATCAAGAAATTCCTGTATTCAGATCATGAGATCTTTATCCGCGAACTGGTAAGTAACGCAGTAGACGCTACCCAGAAATTGAAAACCCTGGCGAGTGTGGGCGAGTACAAAGGAGAACTGGGCAACATAGACATTGAAGTTAAACTGGATAAAGAGAAAAAAACGATCACCATCGCCGACCACGGGATCGGTATGACCGGAGAAGAAGTAGATAAATACATTAACCAGGTAGCTTTTTCCGGTGCAGAAGAGTTCCTGAAAAAATATAAAGGCCAGGAAAGTGGTACCAACATCATCGGACACTTCGGGCTTGGTTTTTACTCCTCCTTCATGGTGAGCAGTAAAGTAGAAATCTATTCCAAATCCTGGAGGGAAAATACAACGCCGGTTCGTTGGGAATGCGACGGTAGTCCGGAGTACGAACTGGAAGAAGTGACCAAGGAAGAGAGAGGTACTGAAATCGTGATGTACATCAACGAGGAGAGTGAAGAATTCCTGGATGAAGGCCGTATCCGTTCCATCCTTACCAAGTTCTGTAAATTCCTGCCGGTACCGGTGAAATTTGAAGGACAACAAATCAATAATACAACGCCGGCCTGGACTAAAAAACCAAGCGAGTTAACAACAGAAGATTACCAGAACTTCTACAAAGAATTATATCCGTTTGCAGAAGCTCCTTTGTTCTGGATTCACCTGAACGTAGATTATCCGTTCAACCTGACGGGTATTCTGTACTTCCCGAAAATCAACAAGAGCCACGAAATCCAGAAAGATAAAATCAATCTCTACTCCAACCAGGTATATGTAACGGATGAAGTAAAGGATATCGTTCCGGAATTCCTGATGTTGCTGCACGGGGTAATTGACAGTCCGGATATTCCGCTGAACGTGAGCCGTAGCTACTTACAAGGCGATCCTAACGTGAAAAAAATCAATGCCCACATCACTAAAAAAGTGGCGGACAAACTGGATGAAATATTCCGTAATGACCGGGCAGGATTTGAAGAGAAATGGGGATCTATCGGCCTGTTTGTGAAGTATGGTATGATGACCGACGACAAATTCCTGGACAAAGGCAATAAGTTCCTGGTAATGGAAGATGTAGACGGTGGTAAATTCTATACACAGGAAGAATACCGCGCGGAAGCTGCTGCACTCCAGACCAATAAGGAAGACAAACTGGTAATATTATATGCTACCAACCCAGTACAACAGGACAGCTATGTACAGGCTGCGAAAAACAAAGGGTATAAGGTAGTGAAAATGGAAACACTGGTGGATGCGGCATTCATCAACAACGTGGAGATGAAATGGGATAAAGTGCAATTTACCCGTGTGGATGCAGATATTGCTGATAACCTGGTGGATAAAGATGAAAACAGTACTACTGTTTTATCAGAAGAACAGGAAGGTACCCTGAAAGATATTTTTGGTACCCAGATCACACAGCCTAATATCAAGGTAGAATTAAAAGGACTGAGTGCAGATGCGCAGCCGGTAATTGTTACCCGCCCTGAGTTTATGCGTCGTATGAAAGATATGGCTGCCATGGGTGGCGGTATGAGCTGGTATGCCAATATGCCGGAAGAAATCAATATGACCGTAAACGCCAATCACCCGGTATATACGCAGATCCTGAAAGAAAATAGCAATGAATTGCAACAGAAGCTGGTGAAAAACCTGGCTGACCTTGCCCTGTTATCTCAGAATTTGCTGACCGGTGCTGATTTGACCGCCTTTGTAAACAGAAGCGTGGAATTGATGAGCGGAAATAAATAAGCATAGGATACAATAAAAATGCTTCGCTGACTGTTTATCTTTAGATAGTAAAACAGTATAAAATTATCAGCAATACATTTAATCCCCTGGCATATGCCAGGGGATTTTCAGTTTTAAGTAGTTATATGAAAAAAAGAGCAATTAAAATTTTAAGTCATGTCTGTCTGCTAAGTGTCTGTCTGCTTTTTGCTTGTTCCCGCAAAGACAATGAGGTTGCTCCGACACCAGAAGAAACGCCGGTGCCAGGTGTATTTACACCGCAAACAGTGGGTATTACCGCAAAAAAAATGGATGCAAAGGGAGGTAATATCAGTGATTACCTGGTATATATTCCGGATACCTATAATCAACAGCCCAACTATAAATGGCCGGTGGTGATTTTTCTGCACGGCATCAGCGAAATGGGGAAAGATGTGAACATCCTCCGGAAAGTGGGATTGGTAAGGGTCGTATCCGGTAAACCCTTTGTGATGATTGCACCTGTATGTGGTAAAAACTGGTGGAATGTAAATTCATTGGAGACGCTATACCAGGATGTTATCAAAAAATACAACGTGGATACCCGTCGGGTATATCTGACCGGACTAAGCATGGGGGGATTCGGTACCTGGGACTGGGCATCGGAGAAGCCGGAAAGGTTTGCCGGTATCATTCCTATCTGCGGTGGTGGAAAAACGGAGCTGATGTCGCGGCTCAAAAAAATGCCCATCTGGGTTTTCCATAGTAAAGATGATTCTACGGTAAAAGTCACCAGTTCACGCGTATTGGTGAAAGCACTGCAGGAACTTGGCAGTACTGTACAATACACGGAATATCCATCCGGCGGACATGATGCCTGGACACGCACGTATGCCAACGAAGCCGTATTTACCTGGCTGTTAAAACAATATCAATAACAATGAAATCAATGACTGGGCCTGATATCTATCACTTTCAGCTGTAGGCTGACATGACCATTCCATTCATTTTCATCAATGGTAAAGACCATATCAAAAGGTTTTTTGCTGGCTACAATGTGGTATTTCTCTGACATATAGAAACCAATACCGGATATGCTTTGTCCGGACCGGCCTTGTCTGACAGAAAACTTGATGTGTTCTTCCTTTACCAGCCTGGAGAATCCGTTGTCGGTGATGTTCCTTGCCAGAAATACCGGCCGCAGGTTGTCTGGTCCCAGTGGTTCAAATTGTTTGAGAATATTGAAGAAAGGGGTGGTGATGTCGCTGAGATGAATTTCGGAATCTATCACGATTTCCGGTACCAGTTGATC
Coding sequences within:
- a CDS encoding Ig-like domain-containing protein, whose amino-acid sequence is MSKSLPLLLSCLLLICCTTYAQTNPTAQSLPYQQDFDALPASATTYPAGWQGWLLTGSPSGNFNTAAPAADKPLIANGTASATANGVYNYAGKAGFLNSGSADNSLVLALNTSGQQNITVSYDVMTLRNPYDGASNTRINEVALQYRIGDTGSFVTIADVAYQNNSTTQTGSGVTTPQNLAGRTTLLPAACNNQPLVQLRWVNRQISGAGSRPSFAIDNIQAGGAGGDVTPPVISSLQPATGSTDVSPVTAIIATFSENIQAGTGNLLLHNTTTAAVDTFPINSGAIVISNNTLTLQQLLAPHQHYYLTIDSGSLHDLSGNHFAGITDSLQWHFTTGNQELQYNFNDCTPSGNPRLSGGFSQYSVSGAQVWACTTFGQNNSNGVQINGFNSGAIENEDWLISPAFDLTSLQFPLLSFSSRTAFAGPALSLRISTDYSGNGDPRLATWKTLNGRFPEAGSDAWKLSSGINLTAYKQSRVYVAFVYTSGPAVQAARWTIDDFGITDTTAAPAPSLSSNPAALDFDYIKAGQQSAAQAIRFWGNDFTGNLRISVPNGFRISRDSTSYGSQVDFSLAEVNNGPQNIWIKFAPAAASQAYTGAVHFSTAALTDQHIILSGTSLRSLKVVNWNIEWFGSPVQNPANDSLQQANVTTILQKLDADIYALAEVVDTARFRAVVNQLPGYSYVLSDFGSYADSLTDVDYVSAQKLAFVYKNSVIRKINTYGILRKGGSSTAYYNWSSGRFPYLLEATARLENDSARIRFILLHAKANTGTKPEKITSWHRRKDGLKELKDSLDLQYPYSNLIMLGDFNDDLSRTITTELAPDTTTSYIDFIADSVHYKPLTLPLSLAKQRSTVSFSSVIDNVIASDETGVAYIPGSARIQTGVAQLVNNYGTTTTDHYPVLTRYNLQILGNPLPLSGFDAKPEGSKVAVTWNTPYEINSAAFVIERSRNFRTFEPIDTIAARGISGETANYLAYDERPWPGFSCYRLKQTSLDGSVKYSAVKTVLVTDREVWWRFIWCILGHQLQYWLDWTGSGPANIQLVDMQGRIRYQGRTELSKGRNYRSIDVTSLPAGVYFLRIQSGTKVQVDRVFISR
- the htpG gene encoding molecular chaperone HtpG; its protein translation is MQKGAIRVQTENIFPIIKKFLYSDHEIFIRELVSNAVDATQKLKTLASVGEYKGELGNIDIEVKLDKEKKTITIADHGIGMTGEEVDKYINQVAFSGAEEFLKKYKGQESGTNIIGHFGLGFYSSFMVSSKVEIYSKSWRENTTPVRWECDGSPEYELEEVTKEERGTEIVMYINEESEEFLDEGRIRSILTKFCKFLPVPVKFEGQQINNTTPAWTKKPSELTTEDYQNFYKELYPFAEAPLFWIHLNVDYPFNLTGILYFPKINKSHEIQKDKINLYSNQVYVTDEVKDIVPEFLMLLHGVIDSPDIPLNVSRSYLQGDPNVKKINAHITKKVADKLDEIFRNDRAGFEEKWGSIGLFVKYGMMTDDKFLDKGNKFLVMEDVDGGKFYTQEEYRAEAAALQTNKEDKLVILYATNPVQQDSYVQAAKNKGYKVVKMETLVDAAFINNVEMKWDKVQFTRVDADIADNLVDKDENSTTVLSEEQEGTLKDIFGTQITQPNIKVELKGLSADAQPVIVTRPEFMRRMKDMAAMGGGMSWYANMPEEINMTVNANHPVYTQILKENSNELQQKLVKNLADLALLSQNLLTGADLTAFVNRSVELMSGNK
- a CDS encoding dienelactone hydrolase family protein, with product MKKRAIKILSHVCLLSVCLLFACSRKDNEVAPTPEETPVPGVFTPQTVGITAKKMDAKGGNISDYLVYIPDTYNQQPNYKWPVVIFLHGISEMGKDVNILRKVGLVRVVSGKPFVMIAPVCGKNWWNVNSLETLYQDVIKKYNVDTRRVYLTGLSMGGFGTWDWASEKPERFAGIIPICGGGKTELMSRLKKMPIWVFHSKDDSTVKVTSSRVLVKALQELGSTVQYTEYPSGGHDAWTRTYANEAVFTWLLKQYQ